In Plodia interpunctella isolate USDA-ARS_2022_Savannah chromosome 22, ilPloInte3.2, whole genome shotgun sequence, the following proteins share a genomic window:
- the LOC128679698 gene encoding uncharacterized protein LOC128679698 isoform X2, whose protein sequence is MGKLQYNLYTDSEETEDTSSSVECAKKKKKKRFSILKYSANNVKKKHKHSKSEPDYSGLRTVSSHRVRYKLPGILKNNNYNNYTYKERECSSEDEDEVDYPKVHLSKDKCLVGRVPLVPGSRSGRGGGVAILVRKNVMQPQQSTSSTKRKRKTKLNRKRSY, encoded by the exons ATGGGGAAGCTGCAATACAACCTGTACACTGATTCCGAGGAAACTGAGGACACGTCCAGCTCGGTGGAATGTgcgaaaaagaagaagaagaaaagatTCTC CATACTGAAGTACTCAGCAAACAACGTGAAGAAAAAACACAAGCACAGCAAGTCTGAACCGGATTATTCTGGTCTACGCACAGTGAGCAGCCATCGCGTGCGATACAAGCTGCCGGGGATTCTGAAAAACAACAACTATAACAACTATACATACAAAGAACGCGAGTGTT CATCGGAAGATGAGGATGAAGTGGACTACCCGAAGGTACACCTGTCCAAAGACAAGTGTCTCGTGGGCCGCGTGCCCCTGGTGCCCGGGTCAAGGTCGGGCCGAGGTGGAGGCGTCGCAATTCTAGTCAGGAAAAAT GTAATGCAACCCCAGCAGAGCACAAGTAGCACAAAGCGGAAAAGAAAGACCAAACTGAATAGGAAGCGATCGTATTGA
- the LOC128679698 gene encoding uncharacterized protein LOC128679698 isoform X1: MGKLQYNLYTDSEETEDTSSSVECAKKKKKKRFSILKYSANNVKKKHKHSKSEPDYSGLRTVSSHRVRYKLPGILKNNNYNNYTYKERECSSEDEDEVDYPKVHLSKDKCLVGRVPLVPGSRSGRGGGVAILVRKNVSVMQPQQSTSSTKRKRKTKLNRKRSY; this comes from the exons ATGGGGAAGCTGCAATACAACCTGTACACTGATTCCGAGGAAACTGAGGACACGTCCAGCTCGGTGGAATGTgcgaaaaagaagaagaagaaaagatTCTC CATACTGAAGTACTCAGCAAACAACGTGAAGAAAAAACACAAGCACAGCAAGTCTGAACCGGATTATTCTGGTCTACGCACAGTGAGCAGCCATCGCGTGCGATACAAGCTGCCGGGGATTCTGAAAAACAACAACTATAACAACTATACATACAAAGAACGCGAGTGTT CATCGGAAGATGAGGATGAAGTGGACTACCCGAAGGTACACCTGTCCAAAGACAAGTGTCTCGTGGGCCGCGTGCCCCTGGTGCCCGGGTCAAGGTCGGGCCGAGGTGGAGGCGTCGCAATTCTAGTCAGGAAAAATGTTAGT GTAATGCAACCCCAGCAGAGCACAAGTAGCACAAAGCGGAAAAGAAAGACCAAACTGAATAGGAAGCGATCGTATTGA